The following proteins come from a genomic window of Hymenobacter canadensis:
- a CDS encoding alginate O-acetyltransferase AlgX-related protein — MLPAIQSQFHWIKTAELDGYAEQAPHPDFTTEGLLDNSYQSALEKYVEDRIGFRELFIRLRNQLAYSLFSVGKASKVLIGDDNILLDETAIRAYLGQDFKGQAEIGRNVRRFKAVQDTLAKHNILLVFAIVPDKANFYSTQFPDRFKHLPRSTSNYTAYAREMRTKGVNMVDLARVFRQWKDTAAYPLFPRGGIHWSGYGITRAADTLFRYIERKGQLDLPDFHAEGREVTYNTRDTDADVADALNLLVRPKPFQMAYPSIVFSEPKPGQQKPELLLIADSFGWGMIGFYPFLPKLFNEKFQFWYYNRAVGPGDPTQPGGPPVERELDRKTEMLKQRVILVMFTQHNLGTFDNGFSASAYNIFFPLTASDTAQIQQIEQKMKRSTALQDSLWQEANATNRDYNELLHERAVQRYEQIRP; from the coding sequence ATGCTGCCAGCAATACAGTCGCAGTTCCATTGGATTAAAACTGCAGAATTGGATGGCTACGCGGAGCAGGCACCGCATCCCGACTTTACGACCGAAGGCCTGCTCGACAACAGTTATCAGTCGGCGCTGGAAAAATACGTGGAAGACCGAATTGGCTTCCGGGAGCTGTTTATTCGGCTGCGTAACCAGCTGGCTTACTCGCTGTTCAGTGTAGGCAAGGCTAGTAAGGTGCTCATTGGCGACGACAACATTCTGCTGGATGAAACCGCTATTCGGGCCTATTTAGGGCAGGACTTCAAGGGCCAGGCTGAAATCGGGCGCAACGTGCGCCGGTTCAAGGCCGTGCAGGATACGCTGGCCAAACACAACATCCTGCTGGTATTCGCCATCGTCCCAGACAAAGCTAATTTCTACAGCACGCAGTTTCCCGACCGTTTCAAACACCTGCCGCGCAGCACCAGCAACTACACGGCCTACGCCCGGGAAATGCGCACCAAAGGAGTCAACATGGTTGACCTGGCACGCGTGTTCCGGCAGTGGAAAGACACCGCAGCCTATCCGCTGTTTCCGCGCGGTGGTATTCACTGGAGCGGCTACGGAATCACGCGTGCCGCCGACACGCTGTTTCGCTATATCGAGCGTAAAGGCCAGCTTGACCTGCCTGATTTCCATGCCGAAGGCCGGGAGGTTACTTACAACACGCGTGACACGGATGCCGACGTAGCAGATGCGCTGAATCTGCTGGTAAGACCGAAGCCATTCCAGATGGCCTACCCCAGCATCGTATTCAGTGAGCCCAAACCCGGCCAGCAAAAGCCCGAACTACTGCTTATAGCCGATAGTTTTGGCTGGGGGATGATTGGATTTTACCCGTTCCTACCCAAGCTGTTCAACGAGAAATTTCAGTTCTGGTACTACAACCGTGCAGTAGGCCCCGGCGACCCTACGCAGCCCGGTGGCCCCCCCGTAGAGCGTGAGCTGGACCGCAAAACTGAGATGCTGAAGCAACGCGTGATTCTGGTGATGTTCACCCAGCATAACCTGGGCACCTTTGACAACGGCTTCAGTGCCAGCGCCTACAACATCTTCTTTCCGCTCACTGCCTCCGACACAGCACAGATCCAGCAGATTGAGCAGAAAATGAAGCGGTCCACTGCCTTGCAGGATTCTTTGTGGCAGGAGGCTAACGCCACCAACCGCGACTATAACGAGCTGCTGCATGAGCGGGCCGTTCAGCGCTACGAGCAGATCCGACCATGA
- the asnS gene encoding asparagine--tRNA ligase, with protein sequence MSDLRKTSVQDLLRSTDLDREVLVKGWVRTRRGNKYVQFIAVNDGSGFNSIQVVANAEQFPEEKLKADGVENGAAIAVRGQLVASQGKGQTVEIQATEITVYGSADTAEYPLQKKGHTLEFLREIAHLRPRTNTFGAVLRIRHAMAFAVHQYFNDHGYFYVHTPIITGSDAEGAGQMFRVTTLPEQNPPLDEAGHVDYKQDFFGKATNLTVSGQLEGELAAMALGKIYTFGPTFRAENSNTARHLAEFWMIEPEVAFNDLQDNMDLAEDFLRSLVRYALAHCPDDLQFLNDQYDKELLARLQFVVDNDFKRLTYTEAVEILKSAKQKFEFPVDWGTDLQSEHERYLVEKHFKKPVILTNYPKDIKAFYMKLDDDGRTVRAMDVLFPGIGEIIGGSQREEDLQKLRTRMQEMHVPEEDLWWYLDTRRYGSAPHAGFGLGFERLILFVTGMGNIRDVIPFPRFPKSAEF encoded by the coding sequence CCGCAGCACCGACCTGGACCGCGAAGTGCTGGTGAAAGGCTGGGTCCGCACCCGCCGCGGCAACAAATACGTGCAGTTTATTGCCGTGAATGACGGCTCCGGCTTCAATTCCATCCAGGTGGTGGCCAACGCCGAGCAGTTTCCGGAGGAAAAGCTGAAGGCCGACGGCGTGGAAAACGGCGCCGCCATTGCCGTGCGCGGCCAGCTGGTGGCCTCGCAGGGCAAAGGCCAGACGGTGGAAATCCAGGCCACCGAAATTACGGTGTATGGCTCGGCCGATACCGCCGAATATCCGCTGCAGAAGAAGGGGCACACCCTGGAATTCCTGCGCGAAATAGCGCACCTGCGCCCTCGCACCAACACGTTTGGGGCAGTGCTGCGCATCCGGCACGCCATGGCGTTTGCGGTGCACCAGTATTTCAACGACCACGGCTACTTCTACGTCCACACGCCCATCATTACGGGTTCCGATGCCGAAGGCGCCGGCCAGATGTTCCGCGTAACCACGTTGCCAGAGCAGAACCCGCCCCTCGACGAGGCCGGCCACGTGGATTACAAGCAGGACTTCTTCGGCAAAGCCACCAACCTCACCGTGTCGGGGCAGCTGGAAGGTGAGCTGGCGGCTATGGCCCTGGGCAAGATCTACACGTTCGGTCCCACGTTCCGGGCCGAAAACTCCAACACGGCCCGCCACCTGGCCGAGTTCTGGATGATTGAGCCGGAAGTGGCCTTCAACGACCTGCAGGACAACATGGACCTGGCTGAGGACTTCCTCCGCAGCCTCGTGCGCTACGCCCTGGCCCATTGCCCCGACGACCTGCAGTTCCTCAACGACCAGTACGACAAGGAGCTGCTGGCCCGCCTGCAGTTCGTGGTCGACAACGACTTCAAGCGCCTCACTTACACTGAGGCCGTGGAAATCCTGAAGTCGGCCAAGCAGAAGTTTGAGTTTCCCGTGGACTGGGGTACCGACCTGCAGAGCGAGCATGAGCGCTACCTCGTGGAGAAGCACTTCAAGAAGCCGGTTATCCTGACCAACTACCCCAAGGATATCAAGGCCTTCTACATGAAGCTCGACGACGACGGCCGCACCGTGCGCGCCATGGACGTGCTGTTTCCTGGCATTGGCGAAATCATCGGCGGCTCGCAGCGTGAGGAAGACCTGCAGAAGCTGCGCACGCGCATGCAGGAAATGCACGTGCCCGAAGAAGACCTCTGGTGGTACCTCGATACGCGCCGCTACGGCAGCGCCCCGCACGCCGGCTTCGGCCTGGGCTTCGAGCGCCTCATCCTGTTCGTAACCGGCATGGGCAACATCCGCGACGTCATTCCCTTCCCCCGCTTCCCGAAATCGGCGGAATTCTAA
- a CDS encoding PIN domain-containing protein, which translates to MPYLLDTDICIKLMRRHPNVVAHFFSAGGTACFISEITLAELRYGAEFSQRPAHHHAEANRLQQAVQVLPIDKAITTFAAEKARLRRAGLLLPDFDLLIGATALAYDMALVTNNTAHLSRLAGLTLENWLTDPLPS; encoded by the coding sequence ATGCCCTATCTGCTTGATACCGATATCTGCATAAAGCTGATGCGGCGGCACCCGAACGTTGTCGCGCATTTCTTTTCAGCGGGCGGAACAGCTTGCTTTATCTCAGAAATAACACTGGCAGAATTACGCTACGGTGCCGAATTCAGCCAGCGCCCGGCCCACCATCACGCTGAGGCAAACCGGCTGCAACAAGCGGTACAGGTCCTGCCCATCGATAAGGCCATTACCACGTTTGCGGCCGAAAAGGCACGACTGCGCCGCGCTGGGCTATTGCTGCCGGATTTTGATTTGCTGATCGGGGCAACAGCGCTTGCTTACGACATGGCATTGGTGACAAACAATACCGCTCATCTTTCGAGGCTTGCGGGGCTCACGCTGGAAAACTGGCTGACCGACCCGCTTCCTTCCTAA
- a CDS encoding alginate O-acetyltransferase AlgX-related protein, which yields MKHFLFSGLLALLLLPALQAEFHFVQLQPLGGFEERSSFPGFSQEALLDNTYQTAIERYTEERLGFREWLIRIYNQWNYSLLRRLRNTTIAVGRDEQLYQFATINSYLGRDFLGDDEIAFRLRRLRRVQDTLRAHGTQLLVVLAPGKARIVPEFLPDSCAQVLPVHPSNLDVLARRLPESGIAVLDAGQLLLHWKDTVDYPLFPRTGTHWSGFAVSLLADTLFRRAEALTGHDLPDFRRSGGVVRTQVADLRHTDNDLGNLLNLVWNVAPYPLYYPEVVFQSAEGKHQLNALVIGDSFAQSLYGFYPYFDKLLAPQARFWSYNQYTFWPEQTLNESRTVHDLNLREQYAGRDIVILLATEQNLPQLGFGFIDDAFNLYVPRTAKDSLRTQELEKQILASPDWAEQMARKATEQNRDLLQVVHDDAQYMADRER from the coding sequence TTGAAACACTTTCTATTCTCCGGCCTGCTGGCGTTGCTGCTATTGCCGGCTCTGCAAGCCGAGTTTCACTTCGTGCAGCTACAACCGCTGGGCGGGTTTGAGGAGCGCAGCTCTTTCCCGGGTTTCAGCCAGGAAGCCCTGCTCGACAACACGTACCAAACTGCCATCGAGCGGTATACGGAGGAGCGACTGGGATTTCGCGAATGGCTGATCCGCATCTACAACCAGTGGAACTACTCGCTGCTGCGCCGGCTACGCAACACCACCATTGCCGTTGGGCGCGACGAGCAGCTTTACCAGTTTGCCACCATCAACTCTTACCTCGGACGCGACTTTCTCGGCGACGATGAAATTGCGTTTCGGCTCCGGCGGCTTCGGCGGGTGCAGGACACTCTGCGAGCCCACGGCACCCAGTTGCTGGTAGTGCTGGCTCCCGGCAAGGCCCGTATCGTACCGGAGTTTCTGCCGGACTCATGCGCGCAAGTGCTGCCAGTGCACCCCTCCAACCTCGACGTGCTGGCGCGGCGCCTTCCCGAGTCGGGTATTGCAGTGCTGGATGCCGGCCAACTGCTGCTGCACTGGAAAGACACCGTCGATTACCCGCTGTTCCCACGCACTGGCACGCACTGGAGCGGCTTCGCGGTGAGCTTACTGGCTGACACCCTATTCCGGCGGGCCGAAGCCCTCACCGGCCATGACCTACCAGATTTCCGGCGGAGCGGCGGCGTAGTGCGCACACAAGTAGCCGATCTGCGCCACACCGACAACGATTTGGGCAACCTGCTAAACTTGGTCTGGAACGTGGCGCCGTATCCACTGTACTATCCTGAAGTGGTCTTTCAGTCGGCAGAGGGCAAGCATCAGCTCAATGCGCTTGTCATCGGCGACAGTTTTGCCCAAAGCCTGTACGGCTTCTATCCCTATTTTGACAAGCTGCTTGCGCCACAGGCCCGTTTCTGGAGCTACAACCAGTACACGTTCTGGCCCGAACAGACGCTAAATGAAAGCCGCACAGTCCACGACCTCAACCTGCGCGAGCAGTACGCGGGCCGCGACATTGTGATTTTACTGGCCACGGAGCAGAACCTACCCCAGTTAGGCTTTGGCTTCATTGACGACGCCTTCAACTTATATGTACCTCGTACTGCCAAGGACAGTCTGCGCACCCAGGAGCTGGAAAAGCAAATTCTGGCCAGCCCCGACTGGGCCGAGCAAATGGCCCGCAAGGCCACCGAGCAGAACCGCGACCTGCTGCAGGTAGTGCACGACGACGCTCAGTACATGGCCGACCGAGAAAGGTAG
- a CDS encoding MBOAT family O-acyltransferase yields MVFSSTLFLFYFLPGFLLLYFLAPHRLKNAVALLASLGFYAWGGLPFLALFLASVVVNFVLIRFMDRAEVPWHKRIYLTVSIVLNVAMLFYFKYANFFLENASAVNTALGGAALTWQKVVLPIGISFFTFEKLTYTIDVYRGVNRPLRSFWDFLLYIMLFPKMIAGPIVRFHEIAGQLTDRRAFDTVDHKLAGLFRFGLGLAKKVLIANVLGQEADRIFALAPAELSAPLAWLGAVAYTFQIYFDFSGYSDMAIGLGRIMGFQFPENFNNPYVSRSITEFWQRWHITLGRWMRDYLYIPIGGNRVSPSRLYVNLWTVFILSGFWHGAAWNFIVWGAFHGLFLVLDRLFLLRVSQRLGVLSVVPTFLVTVVGWVLFRAESLAAALAYLERMFGGGLAPLPYFTTEFWAILGLAAGFSFMAALPRVERWEVGLLAAERLALPRAVGLSVATAVLLVLSAGAILGSSFNPFIYFRF; encoded by the coding sequence ATGGTTTTCAGCAGTACGCTTTTTCTCTTCTATTTCCTGCCGGGCTTCCTGCTGCTGTACTTTCTGGCCCCGCACCGGCTCAAGAATGCTGTGGCCCTGCTGGCCAGCCTCGGCTTCTACGCCTGGGGCGGGCTGCCCTTCCTGGCCCTGTTCCTTGCCTCGGTGGTCGTCAACTTCGTGCTTATCCGCTTCATGGACCGCGCCGAAGTACCCTGGCACAAGCGCATCTACCTTACCGTCAGCATCGTGCTCAACGTGGCCATGCTGTTCTATTTCAAGTACGCCAACTTCTTCCTCGAAAACGCCAGCGCCGTCAATACCGCCCTGGGCGGGGCCGCCCTGACCTGGCAGAAAGTGGTGCTGCCCATCGGCATCTCCTTCTTCACCTTCGAAAAGCTCACCTACACCATCGACGTCTACCGCGGCGTTAACCGGCCGCTGCGCTCGTTCTGGGACTTCCTGCTCTACATCATGCTTTTCCCCAAGATGATTGCCGGGCCCATCGTGCGCTTCCACGAAATTGCTGGCCAGCTCACCGACCGCCGCGCCTTTGACACGGTCGACCACAAGCTGGCCGGCCTGTTCCGCTTCGGCCTCGGCCTGGCCAAGAAGGTGCTCATTGCCAACGTGCTGGGCCAGGAGGCTGACCGCATTTTCGCCCTGGCCCCGGCCGAGCTGTCGGCGCCGCTGGCCTGGCTCGGGGCCGTGGCCTACACGTTTCAGATCTACTTCGACTTCTCCGGCTACTCCGACATGGCCATCGGCCTGGGCCGGATTATGGGCTTCCAGTTTCCCGAGAACTTCAACAACCCGTACGTGTCGCGCTCCATCACCGAGTTCTGGCAGCGCTGGCACATCACGCTGGGGCGCTGGATGCGCGACTACCTCTACATTCCGATCGGGGGCAACCGCGTGAGCCCGAGCCGGCTATATGTCAACCTGTGGACTGTGTTCATCCTCTCGGGCTTCTGGCACGGGGCGGCCTGGAACTTCATCGTGTGGGGCGCCTTCCACGGGCTGTTTCTGGTGCTCGACCGGCTGTTTCTGCTGCGCGTCTCGCAGCGGCTGGGCGTGCTGAGCGTGGTGCCCACGTTCCTGGTGACGGTGGTGGGCTGGGTGCTGTTCCGGGCCGAGAGCTTGGCGGCGGCGCTGGCGTATCTGGAGCGCATGTTCGGGGGCGGGCTGGCACCGCTGCCCTACTTCACCACCGAGTTCTGGGCAATACTGGGGCTGGCGGCGGGCTTCTCGTTTATGGCGGCGCTGCCACGGGTGGAGCGCTGGGAAGTGGGCCTGCTGGCGGCCGAGCGGCTGGCGCTGCCCCGGGCCGTGGGCCTGAGCGTGGCCACGGCCGTGCTGCTGGTGCTGAGCGCGGGGGCCATCCTGGGCAGCTCGTTCAATCCGTTCATTTATTTCCGCTTCTAA
- the uvrA gene encoding excinuclease ABC subunit UvrA codes for MAKKSTAASVSSAAATKPAAAAKATPPAKVAKPTAAATELKAKPAKAPKAPKSVAAAVADGTNHHSTTAVQAVPRQEQVSEAVLENQTRIVGQLLGPADLEAPYIEVYGAREHNLKNVSVKIPRGRLVVFTGISGSGKSSLAFDTIYAEGQRRYMETFSAYARSFMGGLERPDVDKIEGLSPVISIEQKTTSRNPRSTVGTITEIYDFLRLLYARTAEAFSYATGQKMIRQSDDQIINYILKEYDGKKMVVLAPVVKGRKGHYRELFQQVAKLGFTKVRVDGELLDITPKMQVDRYKIHDIEIVIDRLVVKEEDRFRLSGSVQNALTQGKGTMLVLDADKQKDNTQFFSRFLMDPATGIAYDDPAPNTFSFNSPYGACPTCNGLGEVQEITEETVMPDKKLSISRGGIAPLGEYRDIWIFQQLGLILKKNKASLSTPIEKLPAELVERLLYGVPEDEDADPKKANYSEPFEGIIPFLRRQMESESDNIREWIQQYTQAKECPECHGFRLKKESLHFKIADHHIGQLSVMDLNDLAAWFEGLEDRLSDRQNLIARELLKEIRKRIGFLLEVGLDYLNLHRSVRTLSGGESQRIRLATQIGTQLVGVLYIMDEPSIGLHQRDNERLIKALQHLRDLGNSVIVVEHDKDMILHADHVLDIGPGAGIHGGQIVAQGTPSEIFTSGSLTSQYLSGQKHIELRKKKRAGEGNELVLRGAKGHNLKNVTAKFPLGKLIAVTGVSGSGKSSLIHDTLYPILNQHFFNAKREPLAYDKIEGLEFIDKVIEVDQSPIGRTPRSNPATYTGVFTEIRQLFANLPEAKIRGYGPGRFSFNVKGGRCETCEGAGMRTIEMNFLPDVHVPCETCKGRRYNRETLEVRFKGKSITDVLDMTVEKAVEFFEFQPRILRKIQTLNEVGLGYLTLGQQATTLSGGEAQRVKLATELSKKDTGKTFYILDEPTTGLHFEDINHLSVVLHKLADKGNTVLIIEHNLDLIKVADHLIDIGPEGGGAGGTIVAQGTPEQVAKSGKGHTSRFLAEELKLSKYAEA; via the coding sequence ATGGCCAAAAAATCAACCGCTGCTTCCGTTTCTTCCGCCGCTGCCACTAAACCGGCTGCGGCTGCCAAAGCTACCCCTCCGGCTAAGGTGGCGAAACCCACGGCCGCCGCTACTGAGTTGAAAGCCAAACCTGCCAAGGCCCCAAAAGCGCCCAAGTCGGTAGCGGCGGCCGTAGCCGATGGCACCAACCACCACAGCACCACCGCCGTGCAGGCCGTGCCGCGCCAGGAGCAGGTGAGCGAGGCCGTGCTGGAAAACCAGACCCGCATTGTGGGCCAGCTGCTGGGCCCGGCCGACCTGGAAGCGCCCTACATTGAAGTGTACGGCGCCCGGGAGCACAACCTCAAGAACGTATCCGTGAAGATTCCGCGTGGGCGGCTGGTGGTGTTTACCGGTATTTCGGGCTCAGGCAAGTCGTCGTTGGCCTTCGATACGATTTATGCCGAGGGCCAGCGCCGCTACATGGAGACGTTTTCGGCCTATGCCCGTAGCTTCATGGGTGGGCTGGAGCGGCCCGACGTGGACAAGATTGAGGGTCTGTCGCCGGTTATCAGCATCGAGCAGAAAACCACCTCGCGCAACCCCCGCTCCACCGTCGGCACCATCACCGAGATTTACGACTTTCTGCGCCTGCTCTATGCCCGCACCGCCGAGGCGTTCAGCTACGCCACGGGCCAGAAGATGATCCGGCAGTCAGACGACCAGATCATCAACTACATCCTGAAAGAGTACGACGGTAAGAAGATGGTGGTGTTGGCGCCGGTGGTGAAGGGCCGCAAGGGCCACTACCGCGAGCTGTTCCAGCAGGTAGCCAAGCTGGGCTTCACGAAGGTGCGGGTGGATGGCGAGCTGCTCGACATCACGCCCAAGATGCAGGTGGACCGCTACAAAATCCACGATATCGAAATCGTCATCGACCGGCTGGTGGTGAAAGAGGAGGACCGGTTCCGCCTCAGTGGCTCGGTGCAGAATGCCCTCACGCAGGGCAAAGGCACCATGCTGGTGCTCGACGCCGACAAGCAGAAGGACAACACCCAGTTCTTCTCCCGTTTCCTGATGGACCCGGCCACCGGCATTGCCTACGACGACCCGGCGCCCAACACGTTCAGCTTCAACTCGCCCTACGGTGCTTGCCCCACCTGCAACGGCCTGGGCGAGGTGCAGGAAATCACCGAGGAAACGGTGATGCCCGACAAAAAGCTCAGCATTAGCCGCGGCGGCATTGCGCCCCTGGGCGAGTACCGCGACATCTGGATTTTCCAGCAGCTGGGCCTGATTCTCAAGAAAAACAAAGCCAGCCTCAGCACGCCCATCGAAAAGCTGCCCGCCGAGCTGGTGGAGCGGCTACTCTACGGCGTGCCCGAGGACGAAGACGCCGACCCCAAAAAGGCCAACTACTCTGAGCCCTTCGAAGGCATCATCCCGTTTCTGCGTCGCCAGATGGAGTCGGAGTCCGACAACATCCGGGAGTGGATTCAGCAGTACACCCAGGCCAAGGAGTGCCCCGAGTGCCACGGTTTTCGCCTCAAAAAGGAGAGCCTGCACTTCAAAATCGCCGACCATCACATCGGGCAGTTGTCGGTGATGGATCTGAACGATTTGGCCGCGTGGTTTGAAGGGTTGGAAGACCGTCTCTCGGACCGCCAGAATCTGATTGCGCGGGAGTTGCTGAAGGAAATCCGCAAGCGCATCGGCTTCCTGCTGGAAGTGGGCCTCGACTACCTGAACCTGCACCGCTCGGTGCGCACGCTCTCGGGCGGCGAAAGCCAGCGTATCCGCCTCGCCACCCAGATTGGTACGCAGCTGGTAGGCGTGCTCTACATCATGGACGAGCCCAGCATCGGCCTGCACCAGCGCGACAACGAGCGGCTCATCAAGGCCCTGCAGCATCTGCGCGACCTGGGCAACTCGGTCATCGTGGTGGAGCATGACAAGGACATGATCCTGCACGCCGACCACGTGTTGGACATTGGTCCCGGCGCGGGCATCCACGGCGGCCAGATCGTGGCTCAAGGCACGCCCTCCGAAATCTTCACCTCTGGCTCGCTCACCTCGCAATACCTCAGCGGGCAGAAGCACATTGAGCTGCGCAAGAAAAAGCGCGCTGGCGAAGGCAACGAGCTGGTGCTGCGCGGTGCCAAAGGCCACAACCTCAAAAACGTGACGGCCAAATTCCCGCTGGGCAAGCTCATTGCCGTCACGGGCGTGTCGGGCTCGGGCAAGTCCTCGCTCATTCACGATACGCTGTACCCCATTCTCAACCAGCACTTCTTCAACGCCAAGCGCGAGCCGCTGGCCTACGATAAGATTGAGGGTCTGGAGTTTATCGACAAGGTGATTGAGGTGGACCAGTCGCCGATTGGGCGCACGCCACGCTCCAACCCGGCCACCTACACCGGCGTGTTCACCGAAATCCGCCAGCTGTTTGCCAACCTGCCCGAGGCCAAAATCCGCGGGTATGGGCCGGGGCGCTTTTCCTTCAACGTGAAGGGCGGGCGCTGCGAAACCTGTGAGGGCGCCGGCATGCGCACCATCGAAATGAACTTCCTGCCCGACGTGCACGTGCCCTGCGAAACCTGCAAAGGCCGCCGCTACAACCGCGAAACGCTGGAAGTGCGCTTCAAAGGCAAGAGTATCACCGACGTGCTGGACATGACCGTGGAAAAGGCCGTGGAGTTCTTCGAATTCCAGCCCCGTATCCTGCGCAAAATCCAGACCCTGAACGAAGTAGGCCTGGGCTACCTCACCCTGGGCCAGCAGGCCACTACGCTTTCGGGAGGCGAGGCCCAGCGCGTAAAACTGGCCACCGAGCTCAGCAAAAAAGACACCGGCAAGACGTTCTACATCCTCGACGAGCCCACCACCGGCCTGCACTTCGAAGACATCAACCACCTGTCCGTAGTCCTGCACAAGCTCGCCGACAAGGGCAACACCGTCCTCATCATCGAGCACAACCTGGACCTGATCAAGGTAGCCGACCACCTCATCGACATCGGGCCCGAGGGTGGCGGAGCGGGCGGCACCATCGTGGCCCAGGGCACGCCCGAGCAGGTAGCCAAGTCCGGCAAAGGCCACACCAGCCGCTTCCTGGCTGAGGAGCTGAAGCTCAGCAAATACGCCGAGGCATAA
- a CDS encoding FAD-dependent oxidoreductase, with product MSSSATVMPTETNLAPADALQDGEMRTYSAHGTDVLLIRRAGQYHALAAHCPHYGAPLEKGRLVGEQLVCPWHHACFRVTDGALCEPPALDALPAFPVRVHEGQVWVQVPRNPPASAASPDATPTALVGGQPPAPSAAAPDSRTFVVVGGGAAGQFAAQTLRQEGFGGRIVLVTAEAAMPYDRTKLSKAYLAGKADKKTLPLRKPDFYEQHDIEVLTDTRATGLHLRTRELKLSGRGPLHYDKLLLAPGGTPSLLPTLPGHDLTNVLPLRTPTDADSIRKAAGPDARIVIIGAGFIGMEAAASLAAEGRHVTVVAQEKEPFERVLGPKIGAMFRNLHRRHGVRFKPEAAVAELVGEQGRVVGVQLKAGQRLPADVVVLGVGVQPATEFLAHTFELEKDGGLRVDAQLLAAEHVYAAGDIARFPLAAGLGQHRVEHWRVAQQQGAAAARNMLGQAKPFAAVPFFWTQQFGKSLRYVGHAEAWDEIIFHGDVRRHNFLALYTHQNRIVAAATMNRDDDMICIEALMAAGQMPTPTAARRKQNWPKLLAAVQA from the coding sequence ATGTCCAGTTCCGCCACCGTTATGCCCACCGAAACCAACCTCGCCCCCGCCGACGCCCTGCAGGACGGCGAAATGCGTACCTATTCCGCCCACGGCACCGACGTGCTGCTGATTCGCCGCGCGGGCCAGTACCACGCGCTGGCCGCGCATTGCCCGCACTACGGCGCCCCGCTGGAAAAGGGCCGTCTGGTGGGCGAGCAGCTGGTGTGTCCCTGGCACCACGCCTGCTTCCGCGTGACGGATGGCGCTTTGTGCGAGCCGCCGGCCCTGGATGCCCTGCCTGCCTTCCCGGTGCGGGTGCACGAGGGCCAGGTGTGGGTGCAGGTGCCGCGCAACCCGCCCGCCTCCGCCGCCAGCCCCGATGCCACGCCCACGGCCCTGGTAGGCGGCCAGCCCCCGGCCCCCAGCGCCGCCGCGCCCGATAGCCGCACGTTTGTGGTAGTGGGTGGCGGCGCGGCCGGCCAGTTTGCCGCCCAGACGCTCCGGCAGGAAGGTTTCGGTGGGCGCATTGTGCTGGTGACGGCCGAGGCTGCCATGCCCTACGACCGGACCAAGCTCAGCAAGGCCTACTTGGCCGGCAAAGCCGATAAAAAGACACTGCCGCTGCGCAAGCCCGATTTCTACGAGCAGCACGATATCGAAGTGCTGACTGACACCCGGGCCACCGGCCTGCACCTGCGCACCCGCGAGCTGAAGCTGAGCGGCCGCGGCCCCCTGCACTACGACAAGCTGCTGCTGGCCCCCGGCGGTACGCCCAGCCTGCTGCCCACCCTGCCCGGCCACGACCTCACCAACGTGCTGCCCCTGCGCACCCCCACCGATGCCGACTCCATCCGGAAAGCCGCCGGCCCGGACGCGCGCATCGTTATTATCGGCGCCGGCTTTATCGGGATGGAAGCCGCCGCCAGCCTGGCCGCCGAAGGCCGGCACGTGACGGTGGTAGCGCAGGAAAAGGAACCCTTCGAGCGGGTGTTAGGCCCGAAAATCGGGGCCATGTTCCGCAACCTGCACCGGCGGCACGGGGTGCGCTTCAAGCCTGAAGCCGCGGTGGCGGAGCTGGTAGGCGAGCAGGGCCGCGTGGTGGGTGTGCAGCTCAAAGCAGGCCAGCGGCTGCCCGCCGATGTGGTGGTGCTGGGCGTAGGCGTGCAACCTGCCACGGAGTTTCTGGCCCATACCTTCGAGCTGGAAAAAGACGGTGGCCTGCGGGTGGATGCCCAACTGCTAGCCGCTGAGCACGTGTACGCCGCCGGCGACATTGCGCGTTTCCCGCTGGCCGCCGGCCTGGGGCAGCACCGGGTAGAGCACTGGCGCGTGGCCCAGCAGCAGGGCGCCGCCGCCGCCCGCAACATGCTGGGCCAGGCCAAACCCTTCGCCGCTGTGCCGTTCTTCTGGACCCAGCAGTTTGGCAAGAGCCTGCGCTACGTGGGCCATGCCGAAGCCTGGGATGAAATCATTTTCCACGGCGACGTGCGCCGCCACAACTTCCTGGCCCTCTATACCCATCAAAACCGCATAGTAGCCGCCGCTACCATGAACCGTGACGACGACATGATCTGCATCGAGGCCCTGATGGCGGCGGGCCAAATGCCTACGCCCACCGCCGCCCGCCGCAAGCAAAACTGGCCCAAGCTGCTGGCGGCGGTGCAGGCATAA